The Aedes aegypti strain LVP_AGWG chromosome 3, AaegL5.0 Primary Assembly, whole genome shotgun sequence genome contains a region encoding:
- the LOC5566592 gene encoding nuclear pore glycoprotein p62 — MEQELEFITAQHSELEECIIPLEDELSKIVQVDIERGQTYSMAETLDSQLKQMSEDLKEVIEHLNESNKYSDPSDPLVQIGKILNAHMNSLQWIESSTSAITNRLEEISKMHDALRKDNERSFRLTYYDN; from the coding sequence ATGGAACAGGAACTTGAGTTCATCACCGCCCAGCACTCCGAACTAGAGGAATGCATAATTCCCCTCGAGGACGAACTGTCCAAAATTGTACAAGTCGACATCGAACGAGGCCAAACTTATTCGATGGCGGAAACGCTGGACTCCCAGCTGAAACAGATGTCCGAAGACCTCAAGGAAGTGATCGAGCACCTGAACGAATCCAACAAGTACTCGGACCCCAGCGATCCCCTGGTGCAGATTGGGAAGATTTTGAACGCCCATATGAACTCGCTGCAGTGGATTGAGTCATCAACGTCTGCGATCACGAATCGGCTGGAGGAGATTAGCAAAATGCACGACGCCCTACGGAAAGACAATGAGCGGTCATTCCGGTTGACTTACTATGATAATTGA